In a genomic window of Corynebacterium coyleae:
- a CDS encoding serine/threonine-protein kinase: MNTESREDLQKLIGSNYELQWIIGHGGMSTVWLADDINREREVAIKVLRPEFSSNEEFLTRFRNEAQSAQGINSDNVVATYDYREVETEGGFTVCFIIMEYIRGESLADLIAREGQLDEAVALDVLEQAAHGLAVIHRMGLVHRDIKPGNLMITQNGQIKITDFGIAKAAAAVPLTRTGMVVGTAQYVSPEQAQGMKVTSASDVYSLGVVGYEMLSGKRPFTGDSSVSVALAHVSAEPPALPISVSAPARELIEIALRKTPGQRFRDGNEFQLAIAQVRQGLRPAQPGGNTQVVAMEPSATASTQMLANVASERTARPAGAYPPSAARAVASRRPPAPAPKPAPAAPAPQKKSAAGPVVATLLGLALVGVIAAWAYTAGVFDRFIGGSTPTTTPTVATQTAVEEEEPETETVATTTHHERTTVTETHAPGTVSFVEPPEQHEPTRDDEAPETTAPTSAEQAPTSAPATSVAPAPTQETNAPAPGIELPDLENLFGGGR; encoded by the coding sequence ATGAACACCGAAAGCCGCGAGGACCTGCAGAAACTTATCGGGTCGAACTACGAGCTGCAGTGGATCATCGGCCACGGCGGCATGTCCACCGTATGGCTCGCCGACGACATCAACCGTGAGCGCGAAGTGGCCATCAAGGTGCTGCGCCCGGAGTTTTCCTCCAACGAGGAATTCCTCACCCGCTTCCGCAACGAGGCCCAGTCCGCCCAGGGCATCAACTCCGACAACGTGGTGGCCACCTACGACTACCGCGAGGTGGAGACCGAGGGCGGGTTCACCGTCTGCTTCATCATCATGGAGTACATCCGCGGCGAGTCGCTGGCGGACCTCATCGCCCGCGAGGGCCAGTTGGATGAGGCGGTCGCGCTTGACGTCCTCGAGCAGGCCGCGCACGGTTTGGCGGTGATTCACCGCATGGGTCTGGTGCACCGCGACATTAAGCCGGGCAACCTGATGATCACCCAGAACGGGCAGATCAAGATCACGGACTTCGGCATTGCCAAGGCGGCGGCCGCAGTGCCGCTGACGCGTACTGGCATGGTGGTGGGTACTGCCCAGTACGTCTCCCCGGAGCAGGCCCAGGGTATGAAGGTGACGTCTGCCTCCGACGTGTATTCGCTGGGTGTGGTGGGCTACGAGATGCTCTCCGGCAAGCGCCCGTTCACCGGCGATTCTTCGGTGTCGGTGGCGCTCGCCCACGTGTCCGCCGAGCCGCCTGCGCTGCCGATTTCGGTGTCTGCCCCGGCGCGTGAACTCATCGAGATCGCCCTGCGCAAGACCCCCGGTCAGCGCTTCCGCGACGGCAACGAGTTCCAGCTCGCCATCGCCCAGGTCCGCCAAGGCCTGCGTCCCGCCCAGCCTGGTGGGAACACGCAGGTGGTGGCCATGGAGCCGTCCGCCACCGCGTCGACTCAGATGTTGGCCAACGTTGCCAGCGAACGCACTGCCCGTCCCGCCGGCGCGTACCCGCCGTCCGCAGCTCGCGCAGTTGCTTCTCGACGACCCCCCGCACCCGCACCCAAACCAGCCCCGGCTGCCCCGGCTCCGCAGAAGAAGTCGGCGGCTGGGCCGGTCGTCGCTACGCTGCTCGGGCTCGCGCTTGTTGGTGTGATCGCAGCTTGGGCGTACACCGCAGGCGTGTTCGACCGCTTCATCGGCGGCTCCACCCCGACCACGACTCCGACCGTGGCCACCCAAACCGCAGTGGAGGAAGAGGAGCCCGAGACGGAAACCGTGGCTACCACCACGCACCACGAGCGCACCACGGTCACCGAGACGCACGCGCCCGGCACCGTGAGCTTCGTCGAGCCACCTGAGCAACACGAACCGACGCGGGACGACGAGGCACCCGAAACAACCGCGCCGACCTCGGCAGAGCAAGCCCCCACGTCGGCACCGGCAACCAGCGTGGCACCAGCCCCGACGCAGGAGACGAATGCGCCGGCGCCTGGGATAGAATTGCCAGACCTTGA
- a CDS encoding penicillin-binding transpeptidase domain-containing protein, which produces MNKSIRYGAVVSLLLITALLVNFTIIQTMREDEYAQDPRNSRTVMELKQINRGNIKAGDLTLAESFKNEQTGYFQRTYPNMPWSFAPVVGYVSDQYGTAQLEAGLNGELTGEGGSSSRFLRTGLEDSKKGDDVELTINPNLQALAFDQLAQPGYNGAVVALRPSTGEVLAMASTPSYDPNEIANPATAGDTWARVNNDPGRPLLNHATQEQLPPGSIFKIITTAAGLRNGYTPESPLTGDAQIILPGTDNLPLTNYGGQACAGGGQVPLRTAFGLSCNTAFVQMALNLGPDALRDAAARFGVGQQYDLGLPNAAGSLGDLPGAAELGQSAIGQRDVTMTALQAAVMTAAVANKGQRMNPFVVAQVRDANGKVLRETKPKSLGEAVTEEEAATITDLMYGSERWTYGYDGNGFASKTGTAEHAEGAAPHVWYVAFDPQKDVAVAVVVKNGGNLGEAATGGQVSGPIGRAVLRAAPAPAPVEGDK; this is translated from the coding sequence ATGAACAAGTCGATCCGTTACGGCGCCGTCGTCTCCTTGTTGCTGATTACCGCGCTGCTTGTGAACTTCACCATCATCCAAACCATGCGTGAAGACGAATATGCCCAGGACCCGCGCAATTCCCGCACGGTGATGGAGCTCAAGCAGATCAACCGCGGCAACATCAAGGCCGGAGATCTGACGCTTGCAGAGTCGTTCAAGAACGAACAGACCGGCTACTTCCAGCGCACCTACCCGAACATGCCGTGGTCCTTCGCCCCGGTGGTCGGCTACGTGTCCGACCAGTACGGCACCGCCCAGCTTGAGGCGGGCCTCAATGGGGAGCTCACGGGTGAAGGTGGGTCGTCGTCACGCTTCCTGCGCACCGGGCTCGAGGATTCGAAGAAGGGCGACGATGTCGAGCTCACCATCAACCCGAACCTGCAGGCGCTCGCTTTCGACCAGCTTGCACAGCCTGGTTACAACGGTGCTGTGGTGGCGCTGCGGCCGTCGACGGGCGAGGTGCTGGCCATGGCCTCGACACCGAGCTACGACCCGAACGAGATCGCCAACCCTGCTACTGCCGGCGACACGTGGGCGCGGGTGAACAACGACCCGGGCCGCCCGCTGCTCAACCACGCAACGCAGGAGCAGCTGCCTCCGGGATCGATCTTCAAGATCATCACGACTGCCGCTGGCCTGCGCAACGGTTACACGCCAGAGTCGCCGCTGACCGGCGACGCGCAAATCATCCTGCCGGGCACCGACAACCTGCCGCTGACCAACTACGGCGGCCAAGCCTGTGCGGGCGGCGGCCAGGTGCCGCTGCGCACCGCGTTCGGCCTCTCATGCAACACGGCGTTCGTGCAGATGGCGCTCAACCTTGGGCCCGATGCGCTTCGCGACGCCGCCGCCCGCTTCGGCGTCGGCCAACAATACGACCTCGGCCTGCCCAACGCGGCAGGTTCCCTGGGTGACCTGCCCGGCGCGGCGGAGCTTGGCCAGTCCGCGATCGGCCAGCGCGACGTCACCATGACCGCCCTGCAGGCTGCAGTGATGACGGCGGCGGTGGCGAATAAGGGCCAGCGCATGAATCCGTTCGTGGTCGCCCAGGTGCGCGACGCGAACGGCAAGGTTTTACGTGAAACAAAGCCGAAGTCGCTCGGCGAGGCCGTAACGGAAGAGGAAGCCGCGACGATCACGGACTTGATGTACGGATCTGAACGCTGGACCTACGGTTACGACGGCAACGGCTTCGCCTCGAAGACCGGTACCGCCGAGCACGCCGAGGGCGCCGCCCCGCACGTGTGGTACGTGGCGTTTGATCCGCAGAAGGACGTGGCGGTGGCGGTCGTCGTCAAGAACGGCGGCAACTTGGGCGAAGCCGCGACCGGCGGCCAGGTCTCCGGACCGATTGGCCGCGCCGTACTGCGCGCTGCACCAGCACCTGCACCCGTGGAAGGAGACAAGTGA
- a CDS encoding FtsW/RodA/SpoVE family cell cycle protein, translated as MSRLTARSRELLLLLFATGLLLLMLFGLETSQGHTLSTEMLYLVGGFIGVYAIAHLSLAFLAPHADQVLLPMVALLNAIGLVVIYRLDLAERPGYGPLAERQMMWSLVGVGLMVLTLLVVREHQALSRYSYLLGLVGLIFLALPLVWPQPEGHADARIWLWLGPFSIQPGEFSKILLLIFFAQLLAQKRALFTVAGRRFLGLTFPRVRDLAPILMVWAIAILIMAASNDFGPALLLFATVLGMVYFATDRISWLAIGLALVAVGGYAVYQVSGKIQERVANFIDPFADFEGIGNQPANALIGLSWGGMTGTGLGYGHPELVPVAHSDYILAAIGEELGLVGIAAVLCLFAIFITRGFRTAMQVRDSYGKLLAAGLALTIAIQIFVVAGGVSSMMPMTGLTTPFMSAGGSSVMANYILLGLLLRISSSANRPAEYDESTQRRQVVGAR; from the coding sequence ATGAGCAGGCTGACTGCACGTAGCCGCGAACTGCTGCTGCTCCTGTTCGCCACCGGCCTGCTGCTGCTCATGCTGTTCGGGCTGGAGACCAGCCAGGGGCACACCCTGTCCACCGAAATGCTGTACCTCGTGGGCGGGTTCATCGGTGTGTACGCGATCGCGCACCTGTCGCTGGCGTTTCTTGCGCCACACGCGGATCAGGTATTGCTGCCGATGGTGGCGCTGCTCAATGCGATCGGACTAGTGGTGATTTACCGGCTTGACCTCGCCGAACGCCCTGGATACGGGCCTTTGGCAGAGCGGCAGATGATGTGGTCGCTTGTCGGCGTGGGGCTGATGGTGCTCACCCTGCTCGTCGTGCGCGAGCACCAAGCGCTGTCGCGGTACTCGTACCTGCTAGGCCTGGTTGGCCTAATTTTCCTGGCGCTGCCACTGGTGTGGCCGCAGCCGGAAGGCCACGCGGATGCCCGCATCTGGCTGTGGCTTGGTCCGTTTTCTATCCAGCCGGGTGAGTTTTCCAAGATCCTGCTGCTGATCTTCTTCGCTCAACTGTTGGCGCAGAAACGCGCCCTGTTTACGGTGGCGGGTCGCAGGTTCCTGGGGTTGACGTTCCCGCGTGTGCGCGACCTCGCGCCGATTCTGATGGTGTGGGCGATTGCCATTTTGATCATGGCGGCATCCAACGACTTCGGTCCGGCGCTGCTCCTGTTCGCCACCGTGCTGGGCATGGTGTACTTCGCCACCGACCGCATCTCCTGGCTGGCCATCGGCCTGGCCCTCGTGGCCGTCGGTGGCTACGCGGTGTACCAGGTGAGCGGGAAGATTCAGGAGCGAGTGGCCAACTTCATCGACCCGTTCGCAGACTTTGAAGGCATTGGCAACCAGCCCGCCAACGCCCTGATCGGCCTGAGCTGGGGCGGTATGACCGGCACCGGTTTGGGCTACGGCCACCCAGAACTCGTGCCGGTGGCGCACTCCGATTACATCCTCGCCGCGATCGGCGAAGAGCTCGGCCTGGTCGGTATCGCTGCCGTGCTGTGTCTGTTCGCCATCTTCATCACCCGCGGATTCCGCACGGCGATGCAGGTGCGCGACTCCTACGGCAAACTGCTGGCTGCGGGCCTTGCGCTGACGATTGCGATCCAGATCTTCGTCGTCGCCGGTGGTGTGTCTTCCATGATGCCGATGACAGGCCTGACCACGCCGTTTATGTCTGCCGGTGGTTCGTCGGTGATGGCGAACTACATCCTGCTCGGCCTGCTGCTGCGCATCTCTAGCAGCGCGAACCGCCCGGCGGAGTACGACGAAAGCACACAGCGACGCCAGGTGGTGGGTGCCCGATGA
- a CDS encoding PP2C family protein-serine/threonine phosphatase gives MKLALDFVAASDRGLVRTNNEDSAYAGPHLLVLADGMGGHAAGEVASQLMVEHMEHLDRDPKDADMLALLGAAAEDANASIAESVGTHPEQAGMGTTLTALMFNGQQFGLIHVGDSRGYLLRDGKLTQLTVDDTFVQSLVDEGKLAAEDVSSHPQKSLILKAYTGREVEPHLELVEVKPGDRVLLCSDGLSDPVTRETIEIALGDGTPEMAAQRLIELALRSGGPDNVTVVVAEVIEVDDDADVPETPAAVKAGALVPAVEQTHPDSSASRAAALLRKSETITPDHNRAKTQESDSADSDEESHSATAKAKQPSSVWPWVVATLVLLLALVVGGAVWSKSRIVDEYALTVNDDRQFVVEHTSRSNPFAAEKVERIQHACLGKDGDLRVISANSTPEDCHLFSVDDLPQEEREAIVDEGFTGTYDEVLGRLKDLADDALPGCVDKQKPEDNKCREVQ, from the coding sequence GTGAAGCTCGCGCTAGATTTCGTCGCCGCGTCCGATCGCGGCTTGGTCAGGACTAATAATGAGGACTCGGCGTATGCGGGTCCGCACTTGTTGGTGCTTGCGGATGGCATGGGCGGCCACGCTGCTGGTGAGGTTGCTTCCCAGTTGATGGTGGAGCACATGGAGCACCTCGACCGCGACCCGAAAGATGCCGACATGTTGGCGTTGTTGGGTGCGGCGGCAGAGGACGCGAATGCGTCCATCGCGGAGTCTGTGGGGACTCACCCGGAGCAGGCTGGCATGGGTACGACGCTGACGGCGTTGATGTTCAACGGCCAGCAGTTCGGTCTGATTCACGTGGGTGATTCGCGAGGCTATTTGCTGCGCGACGGAAAACTTACGCAGCTCACGGTGGATGACACGTTTGTGCAGTCGCTTGTCGACGAAGGCAAGCTCGCCGCCGAGGACGTGTCCAGCCACCCGCAGAAATCCCTGATTCTCAAGGCGTACACGGGCCGCGAGGTCGAGCCCCACCTGGAGCTCGTAGAGGTCAAGCCGGGCGACCGCGTGTTGTTGTGCTCCGACGGGTTGTCGGATCCGGTCACGCGCGAGACGATCGAGATCGCGCTCGGCGACGGCACGCCTGAGATGGCAGCGCAGCGCCTGATTGAGTTGGCGTTGCGTTCCGGTGGTCCGGACAACGTCACCGTAGTGGTGGCCGAGGTCATCGAGGTTGACGACGACGCGGACGTCCCCGAAACACCCGCCGCAGTGAAGGCCGGCGCGTTGGTGCCGGCTGTGGAACAGACACACCCAGATTCCTCCGCGAGCCGGGCCGCGGCGCTGCTGCGCAAGTCGGAGACGATCACCCCGGACCACAACCGGGCGAAGACGCAGGAGTCGGATTCCGCCGACTCCGACGAGGAGTCCCACTCAGCAACCGCGAAGGCTAAGCAGCCGAGCTCGGTGTGGCCGTGGGTCGTCGCCACGCTTGTGCTGCTGTTGGCGCTGGTTGTTGGCGGTGCGGTGTGGTCGAAGTCCCGCATTGTGGACGAGTACGCGCTGACAGTAAACGACGACAGGCAGTTCGTCGTGGAGCACACCTCGCGCAGCAACCCATTCGCCGCAGAGAAGGTCGAGCGCATCCAGCACGCCTGCCTGGGCAAGGACGGCGATCTGCGTGTGATTTCGGCGAACTCGACGCCGGAGGACTGCCACCTGTTTAGCGTCGATGACCTGCCGCAGGAAGAGCGCGAAGCAATTGTCGACGAGGGCTTCACCGGCACGTACGACGAAGTGCTTGGCCGGTTGAAGGACTTGGCGGATGATGCCTTGCCGGGTTGTGTGGATAAGCAAAAGCCCGAGGACAACAAGTGCCGGGAGGTTCAATGA
- a CDS encoding FHA domain-containing protein FhaB/FipA — MDSTIILSARFGLLALLWVFILLVMWTQRKDVVSAGGAVRRQAVASSPAPREKARTLAVVAGPLQGSHMEIASLEEFTVGRAGDNDFQLGDDYASSRHARLFRRGSDWFVEDLDSRNGTFVNGVRIDQPERVTVGMDMKMGRTIVRLMP, encoded by the coding sequence ATGGATTCCACAATTATCCTCAGCGCGCGTTTTGGTTTGTTGGCGCTGTTGTGGGTCTTCATCCTGCTGGTGATGTGGACGCAGCGTAAGGATGTTGTCTCGGCGGGTGGGGCGGTTCGTCGCCAAGCGGTGGCTTCTTCGCCTGCGCCGAGGGAAAAGGCGCGCACTCTTGCGGTTGTTGCGGGCCCGTTGCAAGGCTCCCACATGGAGATTGCCAGCTTGGAGGAGTTCACTGTTGGTAGGGCTGGTGACAATGACTTCCAGCTGGGTGACGATTATGCGTCGTCACGCCATGCGCGCCTGTTCCGGCGTGGCAGTGACTGGTTTGTGGAGGACTTGGATTCGCGCAACGGCACCTTTGTCAATGGGGTGCGAATTGATCAGCCTGAGCGGGTGACCGTGGGTATGGATATGAAGATGGGACGCACGATTGTGAGGCTAATGCCGTGA
- a CDS encoding DUF3662 and FHA domain-containing protein — translation MAVMDKLAKLDSSLQRGLDNSMAALFGGKVVPEEIEVLVKQEAQDSLVVTDRDEYVAPNVYAVGVSSKDLENLSKNRDLPADLADQLMRYVRNKQWFLDGPVVVRIAEESGLRTGQLRVSSYIDTMPDVVSGFDAIVAEPKKRARALGSESKEDAMSEPNTGESTGQNATVSLLLQDGSSRTYLVHEGSNILGRSNDSDFRLPDTGVSRQHAEITWDGQVAVLVDLQSTNGTTVNDEPVDNWMLADGDVITLGHSNIEVRIVGGQDEVPMNANEPDFTDSVSHPSTEYFQP, via the coding sequence GTGGCGGTAATGGACAAGCTGGCAAAGCTCGATAGTTCTCTGCAGCGCGGCTTGGATAACTCTATGGCTGCGCTGTTTGGCGGCAAGGTTGTGCCGGAGGAGATTGAGGTGCTGGTCAAGCAGGAGGCACAGGACTCGCTGGTGGTCACGGATCGGGACGAGTATGTCGCCCCGAATGTGTACGCCGTGGGTGTGTCTTCGAAGGACTTGGAAAACTTGTCCAAGAATCGTGACCTTCCTGCGGACCTCGCCGATCAGCTCATGCGGTACGTACGCAACAAGCAGTGGTTCTTGGATGGGCCAGTTGTTGTGCGTATTGCCGAGGAGTCGGGTTTGAGGACGGGCCAGCTCCGTGTGTCGTCGTATATCGACACGATGCCGGATGTGGTGAGTGGATTCGACGCCATTGTGGCGGAACCGAAGAAGCGTGCCCGTGCCTTGGGCTCGGAGAGTAAGGAGGATGCAATGTCCGAACCGAATACTGGCGAGTCAACTGGGCAGAATGCCACGGTGAGCCTGCTGCTGCAGGATGGCTCTTCGCGTACGTACTTGGTGCACGAGGGGTCCAACATTTTGGGCCGTTCGAATGATTCTGATTTCCGTCTGCCGGATACGGGTGTGTCGCGTCAGCACGCTGAGATCACCTGGGATGGCCAGGTTGCGGTGTTGGTGGATTTGCAGTCCACGAACGGCACGACGGTCAATGATGAGCCGGTGGATAACTGGATGCTGGCGGATGGCGACGTGATTACGCTGGGCCATTCCAACATCGAGGTTCGTATTGTTGGCGGCCAGGATGAGGTGCCGATGAATGCGAATGAGCCGGACTTCACGGATTCGGTGTCGCACCCGAGTACTGAGTATTTCCAGCCGTAG
- a CDS encoding IS481 family transposase, with product MEKPGKPTPKIIIQTMLATGMSQAEAAEHFGVSTRWIRTLQKRYREGGMDALTPRSKRPRTNPRALDKTVVDRILQLRDELTHRGTDAGAHTIRWHLQQDGIDPPPAVSTIHRVLANNGRITPQPQKRPRSSWRRFQADQPNETWQMDYSDWTIAGHKRVAILTILDDHSRFIISCRAYHTATVTNVITSFIAAVQVHGCPQSTLTDNGRAFTTNTDRKNPSRNGFEQLLIDLGITQKNGKPYHPQTQGKVERFHHTLKLALNNKPPAQTIEELNEDINEIIDYYNYKRPHRALARITPAEAYSALPKAKPAAANFDHHYRLRTDKVSINGKTTLRWGGKLRRLYIGRRWGGEPITMVCVDNHVDIKINATGAQIAAYTLTDEKIYYNQSDNELNPKRGNSKNKNLETP from the coding sequence ATGGAGAAACCAGGCAAGCCCACACCGAAAATCATCATCCAGACCATGCTCGCCACAGGCATGAGCCAAGCCGAGGCGGCTGAGCACTTCGGCGTTTCGACCCGGTGGATCAGAACACTGCAAAAGCGCTACCGAGAAGGCGGCATGGACGCGCTTACACCTCGATCAAAACGGCCAAGAACAAACCCAAGGGCGCTCGACAAAACAGTTGTCGACCGCATTCTTCAACTGCGCGACGAACTCACCCACCGCGGCACCGACGCCGGCGCTCACACCATCCGTTGGCACCTACAACAAGACGGAATAGACCCTCCACCAGCAGTATCAACCATCCACCGAGTGCTTGCCAACAACGGACGCATCACACCACAGCCCCAAAAACGCCCACGCAGCTCTTGGCGTCGCTTCCAGGCAGACCAGCCCAACGAAACATGGCAAATGGACTACAGCGACTGGACCATCGCCGGACACAAACGCGTAGCCATCCTGACCATCCTCGATGACCACTCCCGATTCATCATCTCCTGCCGCGCCTACCACACAGCCACCGTCACAAACGTCATCACAAGCTTTATCGCAGCAGTTCAGGTACATGGCTGCCCACAATCAACGCTCACCGATAACGGCCGAGCATTTACCACCAACACCGACCGGAAAAACCCGTCACGAAACGGCTTCGAGCAACTGCTCATCGACTTGGGCATTACCCAGAAAAACGGCAAGCCCTACCACCCGCAAACCCAAGGCAAAGTCGAACGCTTCCACCACACACTCAAACTCGCGCTAAACAACAAGCCACCAGCACAAACCATCGAGGAGCTCAACGAAGATATCAACGAGATCATCGACTACTACAACTACAAACGCCCACACAGAGCACTCGCCCGCATCACCCCAGCCGAGGCCTACAGCGCACTGCCCAAAGCCAAACCGGCAGCAGCAAACTTCGACCACCACTACCGGCTACGCACCGACAAAGTCAGCATCAACGGCAAGACCACTCTGCGATGGGGCGGGAAATTACGCCGCCTCTACATCGGCCGACGCTGGGGCGGCGAACCCATCACCATGGTCTGCGTAGACAACCACGTCGACATCAAAATAAACGCCACCGGGGCACAAATCGCTGCCTACACACTCACCGACGAAAAGATCTACTACAACCAATCAGACAACGAACTAAACCCCAAACGGGGCAACTCCAAAAACAAAAATCTCGAGACACCGTAG
- a CDS encoding MFS transporter, with translation MESTSTPAQRWGFFAVVSLGLLMIGLDNSILYTALPALERSLGAGPSEGLWIINAYPLALAGLLLGTGTLGDRVGHRKMFLIGLGIFGVASLGAAFAPGTAEMIAARAMLGVGAAVMMPATLALIRLTFSDERERNLAIGIWGAVAVVGGALGPVVGGLLLEFFWVGSVFLINVPIVLLALVLTVWLAPPNLPNPNKAWDVISSLYSLVALSGLTMAIKQAANTQSVALLVGSIVACVLGSWLFVRRQARLDDPLLTFDIFRSRMFTGGVVAAAGGMFIMAGAELMTTQKLQLVDEFTPLKAGTTVVAMAVAAIPASTLGGAFLHKVGFMPLIAGGFALSVVGAGLLVVGASSHSVLFEVVSLAVLGFAVGSVMSVSSIAIIGAAPMNRSGMAAGVEEVSYEFGTLTTVALTGSLLQRGLDGGATYTESYENVLFVLAVSAVVFAAATWWCFRDNPKSGSVNA, from the coding sequence ATGGAATCCACCAGCACACCCGCGCAGCGCTGGGGCTTCTTTGCTGTTGTATCTCTCGGCCTGCTCATGATCGGGCTGGATAATTCAATTTTGTACACGGCGTTGCCCGCGCTTGAACGTAGTCTCGGCGCAGGTCCCAGCGAGGGCCTGTGGATCATTAACGCCTACCCGCTTGCACTTGCGGGCCTTTTGCTTGGCACAGGCACGCTGGGGGACCGGGTGGGCCACCGCAAGATGTTCCTGATCGGTCTCGGGATTTTCGGTGTGGCGTCGCTGGGTGCGGCGTTCGCGCCGGGCACGGCTGAGATGATCGCGGCGCGCGCCATGTTGGGTGTTGGTGCGGCTGTGATGATGCCGGCGACGTTGGCGTTGATCCGTCTGACGTTTTCCGACGAGCGCGAGCGCAACCTTGCCATCGGTATTTGGGGCGCGGTTGCCGTGGTTGGCGGCGCGCTCGGACCGGTGGTTGGTGGTCTGCTTCTGGAGTTCTTCTGGGTCGGTTCGGTGTTCCTCATCAACGTGCCGATTGTGTTGCTTGCGCTCGTGCTTACGGTGTGGCTGGCGCCGCCGAATCTGCCGAATCCGAACAAGGCGTGGGACGTCATATCTTCGCTGTATTCGCTGGTTGCGCTGTCGGGCCTGACGATGGCGATCAAGCAGGCTGCGAACACCCAAAGCGTCGCGCTGCTGGTCGGCTCGATCGTGGCGTGCGTGTTGGGCTCGTGGCTGTTTGTGCGGCGTCAGGCGCGCCTCGATGACCCGCTGCTCACCTTCGACATCTTCCGGTCCCGCATGTTCACCGGCGGCGTTGTTGCCGCGGCGGGTGGCATGTTCATCATGGCGGGCGCGGAATTGATGACGACGCAGAAGCTGCAGCTTGTCGACGAATTTACGCCCCTGAAGGCCGGCACCACCGTCGTCGCCATGGCCGTGGCCGCCATTCCCGCGTCGACGCTCGGTGGTGCGTTTTTGCACAAGGTTGGCTTCATGCCGTTGATCGCTGGTGGTTTCGCGTTATCGGTGGTGGGGGCTGGTCTGCTGGTGGTGGGCGCGTCGTCGCATAGCGTGCTGTTCGAGGTTGTGTCGCTTGCGGTGTTGGGCTTTGCGGTGGGCTCGGTGATGAGTGTGTCGTCGATTGCGATCATTGGCGCGGCTCCGATGAACCGTTCCGGCATGGCGGCGGGTGTGGAGGAGGTCTCCTACGAGTTCGGCACCCTGACCACCGTCGCGCTGACCGGTTCGCTGCTCCAGCGGGGTCTGGATGGTGGCGCGACGTACACCGAGTCGTACGAGAATGTGCTGTTCGTGCTGGCCGTATCTGCGGTTGTGTTCGCGGCGGCCACGTGGTGGTGCTTCCGCGACAACCCGAAGTCGGGGTCGGTCAATGCCTGA
- a CDS encoding helix-turn-helix transcriptional regulator, whose translation MERRHAPRPSGELIAAVHRLTAKQVDVFHEVQRHPEGVQVAEIGEALGMHPNTVRGHLDELMSAGVVSRHVATGSGRGRPSHVYTARVARTSSASRAIVALVEVLASKLPDDATATTAKAIGREWANRINARPESGTATDLDCAERQAAEMLREMGFDPLHRPDATTRKVRELGLNACPFITESGKRPAPVICALHEGFLEESLDGFKVQLRPHDRPGECGARLTKRP comes from the coding sequence ATGGAACGCAGACATGCACCGCGACCATCTGGTGAGCTGATCGCAGCCGTTCACCGGCTGACCGCGAAACAGGTCGACGTGTTCCACGAGGTGCAGCGCCACCCTGAGGGAGTCCAAGTCGCCGAGATCGGCGAGGCGCTTGGCATGCACCCCAACACAGTGCGCGGCCACCTCGACGAACTGATGAGCGCAGGCGTGGTCAGCCGCCACGTCGCTACCGGATCTGGCAGGGGCCGCCCGTCGCACGTGTACACCGCTCGGGTTGCACGCACGAGCAGTGCGTCGCGCGCAATTGTGGCACTGGTGGAGGTGCTTGCGAGCAAACTGCCTGACGACGCCACCGCCACCACCGCTAAGGCCATCGGCCGCGAATGGGCCAACCGGATCAACGCCCGCCCTGAAAGCGGTACCGCAACAGACCTGGACTGTGCGGAGCGACAGGCCGCCGAGATGCTGCGGGAGATGGGCTTCGATCCGCTGCACCGCCCCGACGCCACAACGCGGAAAGTGCGGGAACTCGGCCTCAACGCCTGTCCCTTCATCACGGAGAGTGGCAAGCGCCCTGCCCCGGTCATCTGTGCGCTGCACGAAGGGTTCTTGGAGGAAAGCCTCGACGGCTTCAAGGTGCAGTTGCGCCCCCACGACCGGCCAGGGGAGTGCGGGGCCCGTCTGACCAAGCGGCCTTAG